In Pseudomonadota bacterium, a single window of DNA contains:
- a CDS encoding cytochrome P450 — protein MPLPGNTLTESAQALLADPYAVYRVLRTEDPVHWSDAWDAWFLTRYDDVAAALKDPRLRVGRVSDFSRRLPAQSLRDMRPIEQKLGGWLLFLDPPEHDRLRALVSRAFTPQTIKRMEQSVRHRVERLLCDLKGTVDLLAALASPLPVMTVADMLGGDARDHDRFYGWSHDLASFLGDETLTETSVRAAEVAVEGIETYFHAVVERRRASPQDDLVSGLLAVR, from the coding sequence ATGCCACTGCCAGGGAACACGCTCACCGAAAGCGCCCAGGCGCTTCTCGCCGACCCATATGCGGTGTACCGCGTCCTGCGCACCGAAGATCCGGTGCACTGGAGCGACGCCTGGGATGCCTGGTTCCTCACCCGGTACGACGATGTGGCGGCCGCACTGAAAGACCCTCGCCTGCGTGTCGGACGCGTGAGCGACTTCTCACGGCGCCTGCCCGCGCAGTCGCTGCGAGACATGCGCCCCATCGAGCAGAAGCTGGGCGGATGGCTGCTCTTCCTCGATCCCCCCGAGCACGATCGTCTCCGAGCCCTCGTCAGCCGTGCGTTCACACCACAGACCATCAAGCGCATGGAGCAATCGGTGCGTCATCGCGTCGAACGCCTTCTGTGCGACCTGAAAGGCACCGTCGACCTGCTGGCCGCGCTGGCCTCCCCCCTGCCCGTGATGACGGTGGCCGACATGCTGGGCGGCGATGCGCGCGATCACGATCGCTTCTACGGGTGGTCGCACGACCTGGCCTCGTTTCTCGGTGACGAGACCCTCACCGAGACCTCGGTTCGCGCGGCCGAAGTCGCGGTTGAAGGCATCGAGACCTACTTCCACGCCGTGGTCGAGCGCCGGCGTGCCTCGCCACAAGACGATCTGGTGAGCGGGCTGCTGGCCGTGCGCGA